The Spirochaetota bacterium genome has a segment encoding these proteins:
- a CDS encoding OmpA family protein encodes MKRIVVAIIVLMCWTASEGAKPYRGRKINLFGNSAESLARAGTGVTSSGTEQFYLNPASIADSERIGASFQYGSLPLPTKYYDGGFSLAVPTSYGVFGGFFRYMKFPGSAIDIKEGYSVSVGSARDLTRQLMLGFSLNFVYGKNGGKSFYTGGNLGFIYKFPGTAARYGFCIHDPRIGFSVNFGYPFGSHRSYADMNAITLGYSFKFFHIKQFSLGLYNDFTVLNYRDFPLKFGIESEIFNILIIRGGYVIPHAYNSGNFTTGFGLKIDTESFKGSLNYALNFYPNMKYTHYIGVNFEYGKLDREPPETEIGADKNDISPNHDGSKDYVLFNLSVFDRSRIKGWKLQIMDAGSQIIKDYSISERDISDRLSAQEFFKRLFKKRESMVVPERIIWDGTDVKGKTVPDGRYGYSFTAWDEKDNIAATKSGYVYVDNTPPEVVLEKSDDLFSPNKDGRKDIYTIVQKIKSSPEDEWSACFKDSQGNVVKKYSWAGNAVPARVVWDGKTDSGDDAPEGLYSYSISCADNAGNRAHADINSITLTRKYEIADITLTPEYFSFAKETPLKIFPALSSTHGLVEWKILIQNAGMKIIKEISGTNSIDKMLTYDCTDKDGARLNDGVYYVRFIAVFKSGNTPESFNKMFTVDSTPPKLSVSHSPSLFSPDGDRENDLLKIEPWAKDSTGIKSWRIIVYDSSGESFKTFSGNGAVPGEILWDGLGDTLDIVESAADYTIVLEATDMAGNRGVSSPDRLEVDVLVLVTERGLKIRISNIEFPFGSNEIKYKGKVILDRVFQILQKYESYDVLIEGHTDDIGKEEYNLELSERRAKAVNDYLLGRGIPPDRLKYVGMGETVPLYPNDSDEHRRRNRRVEFMLIKRVAE; translated from the coding sequence CTTCCATTGCCCACGAAATACTACGATGGCGGATTTTCCCTGGCCGTACCGACCTCATACGGCGTATTCGGGGGTTTCTTCCGATACATGAAGTTCCCCGGCAGCGCCATTGATATCAAGGAAGGCTACAGCGTGAGCGTGGGAAGCGCCCGTGACCTGACGAGGCAGCTGATGCTGGGCTTTTCCCTGAATTTTGTATACGGGAAGAACGGCGGAAAATCGTTTTACACCGGCGGGAATCTCGGGTTCATTTATAAATTCCCCGGCACGGCAGCGCGCTACGGCTTCTGTATCCATGACCCGCGGATAGGTTTTTCTGTCAATTTCGGGTATCCCTTTGGCAGCCATCGCAGCTATGCGGATATGAATGCCATCACCCTCGGTTACAGCTTCAAGTTTTTCCATATCAAGCAGTTCTCGCTTGGATTATATAATGATTTCACGGTGCTCAATTATCGGGACTTCCCTCTTAAATTCGGCATTGAATCGGAGATCTTCAATATTCTTATCATCAGGGGGGGCTATGTGATCCCCCATGCCTATAACAGCGGAAACTTCACCACAGGATTCGGTCTGAAAATCGATACGGAGAGTTTCAAGGGCTCCCTGAATTATGCCCTCAACTTTTATCCAAACATGAAGTACACCCATTATATCGGCGTCAATTTTGAATATGGCAAACTGGACCGGGAACCTCCCGAAACGGAGATCGGGGCGGATAAAAACGATATCTCTCCCAATCATGACGGGTCGAAAGACTACGTCCTGTTCAATCTCAGCGTCTTTGACAGGAGCAGGATAAAGGGATGGAAGCTCCAGATCATGGATGCCGGATCCCAGATCATCAAGGATTATTCCATATCGGAACGGGACATCAGCGACCGGCTCTCCGCACAGGAATTTTTTAAAAGGCTTTTTAAAAAGCGTGAATCGATGGTCGTTCCCGAAAGGATTATCTGGGATGGCACCGATGTGAAAGGGAAAACCGTGCCCGACGGCAGATATGGCTATTCCTTTACGGCATGGGATGAAAAGGACAATATTGCGGCCACGAAATCAGGTTATGTCTATGTTGACAATACTCCACCCGAGGTTGTCCTGGAAAAAAGCGACGATCTGTTTTCGCCCAATAAGGATGGCAGGAAGGATATCTATACGATTGTGCAGAAAATAAAATCATCGCCCGAGGATGAATGGTCTGCCTGTTTTAAAGATTCACAGGGGAATGTGGTCAAGAAATACAGCTGGGCAGGCAATGCCGTGCCGGCCCGTGTCGTATGGGACGGGAAGACCGATTCAGGCGATGACGCTCCCGAGGGCCTGTACAGCTATTCCATCTCCTGCGCTGATAATGCCGGCAACAGGGCCCATGCGGACATCAACTCCATCACGCTTACCCGTAAATATGAGATCGCCGACATCACCCTGACACCGGAGTATTTTTCTTTCGCCAAAGAGACGCCCTTGAAAATATTCCCGGCCCTGTCAAGCACGCACGGCCTCGTGGAGTGGAAAATCCTCATACAGAATGCGGGAATGAAGATTATAAAAGAAATCAGCGGGACGAATTCGATCGACAAGATGCTGACCTATGATTGCACCGACAAGGACGGGGCGCGTCTCAATGACGGCGTGTATTATGTCAGGTTCATCGCCGTGTTCAAGAGCGGCAACACGCCTGAGTCCTTTAACAAGATGTTTACCGTGGACAGCACCCCGCCGAAGCTTTCGGTATCTCATTCGCCCTCCCTGTTTTCGCCTGACGGGGACCGTGAAAACGACCTGTTGAAGATTGAGCCATGGGCGAAAGACAGCACGGGGATTAAAAGCTGGAGGATCATCGTCTATGATTCATCCGGTGAATCCTTCAAGACATTCTCCGGCAACGGCGCCGTTCCCGGGGAGATTCTCTGGGACGGTCTCGGGGACACCCTGGACATCGTCGAATCAGCCGCTGATTACACCATCGTTCTCGAAGCCACGGACATGGCCGGGAACAGGGGGGTATCCTCTCCGGACCGTCTGGAAGTGGACGTGCTGGTCCTGGTAACCGAGCGGGGGCTGAAAATAAGAATCAGCAATATCGAATTTCCCTTCGGCAGCAATGAAATCAAGTACAAGGGAAAGGTGATCCTTGACCGGGTCTTTCAGATACTGCAGAAGTATGAGAGCTATGACGTCCTCATCGAGGGACATACCGACGACATCGGCAAGGAAGAGTACAACCTCGAGCTCTCGGAGCGAAGGGCAAAAGCGGTGAACGACTATCTTCTGGGAAGGGGTATACCTCCTGACCGGCTGAAATATGTGGGAATGGGGGAGACGGTGCCGCTCTATCCCAATGACAGCGATGAGCATCGGCGGCGCAACCGCCGTGTTGAATTCATGCTGATCAAAAGGGTCGCCGAATAA
- a CDS encoding HAD-IIB family hydrolase → MYLVFSDLDGTLLDHDTYEYHGAREGLALLKRRAVPLILVSSKTLVEMETLHHELNLEGPFIFENGGGIVWPEARKDPEYIGTAASELKEKRTVLEALLGETVLFITDMDVEEIMKCTGLSRERALLSRKRLTSLPFLVPSGRNISGEDLERINGDLIRMGLSITKGGRFYHFLSARSDKGSAIMRVIDYYRDRHVAGIVTIGIGDNENDVPMFRVVDIPVAVRRKDGTIIGTAMDNIRKMKGTGPEGFSKAILSIIGDN, encoded by the coding sequence ATGTACCTGGTCTTTTCCGACCTGGACGGCACGCTTCTTGATCATGACACCTATGAGTATCATGGAGCCCGGGAAGGACTGGCCCTTTTGAAACGGCGCGCCGTTCCTCTCATCCTGGTTTCCAGTAAGACGCTGGTGGAGATGGAAACCCTGCACCATGAGTTGAATCTGGAGGGGCCCTTTATATTTGAAAACGGCGGCGGTATTGTGTGGCCCGAAGCAAGGAAAGACCCCGAATATATCGGGACGGCCGCTTCTGAGCTGAAGGAAAAGAGAACGGTCCTTGAAGCGCTCCTGGGAGAGACGGTCCTGTTCATCACGGACATGGACGTTGAAGAGATAATGAAATGTACCGGACTTTCCAGAGAAAGGGCGCTCCTGTCAAGGAAGCGATTGACATCCCTTCCCTTCCTTGTACCATCAGGAAGAAACATTTCCGGGGAAGATCTGGAGAGGATCAATGGCGATTTGATCAGGATGGGTTTGTCGATAACAAAGGGCGGCCGGTTCTACCATTTCCTCTCGGCAAGGTCGGACAAAGGATCGGCTATAATGCGGGTTATTGATTATTACAGGGATAGACATGTAGCCGGGATCGTGACAATCGGCATCGGGGACAACGAAAATGACGTTCCCATGTTCAGGGTCGTGGATATTCCCGTTGCGGTAAGACGAAAGGACGGAACAATAATCGGGACTGCCATGGACAATATCAGAAAAATGAAGGGAACGGGACCGGAAGGCTTCAGTAAGGCGATCCTGTCTATCATCGGCGATAATTGA